The following proteins are co-located in the Gloeocapsa sp. DLM2.Bin57 genome:
- a CDS encoding TM0106 family RecB-like putative nuclease, which yields KISTYVSNLVSDTVEFYFDIEAEPERELDYLLGVLVVDRRSNTERFYPFLAEFPEQEGEIWQEFLDLVNLHPHAPIFHYSEYEVETIKRLSQLYHTPRKQQQALVSRLVDLHRYVINSVIFPVESYSLKSLANWLGFKWRNPTASGEQSVYWYDQWLITRDRQLLELIVNYNEDDCRATRHLKDWLVDHFPRVI from the coding sequence AAAATCTCTACTTATGTAAGTAATTTGGTTTCTGATACCGTTGAGTTTTATTTTGATATAGAAGCTGAACCAGAACGTGAGTTAGATTATTTATTAGGGGTTTTAGTAGTAGATCGTCGCAGCAACACAGAGAGATTTTATCCTTTTTTAGCTGAGTTTCCTGAACAAGAGGGGGAAATTTGGCAAGAGTTTTTAGATTTGGTCAATCTTCATCCTCACGCGCCAATTTTCCATTACTCTGAATATGAAGTAGAGACGATTAAACGTCTATCTCAACTATATCATACTCCTAGAAAACAACAACAGGCGCTCGTCTCTCGGTTAGTTGATTTACATCGTTATGTGATTAATTCGGTGATTTTTCCTGTAGAAAGTTATTCTCTTAAGTCTTTAGCTAATTGGTTAGGGTTTAAATGGCGTAATCCTACAGCTAGTGGGGAACAATCGGTATATTGGTACGATCAATGGTTAATAACCCGCGATCGCCAATTATTAGAATTAATCGTTAATTATAATGAAGACGATTGTCGCGCTACTCGTCATCTTAAAGATTGGTTAGTAGATCATTTTCCTAGAGTTATTTAA
- a CDS encoding DUF4070 domain-containing protein, protein MKALLIYPLFPPTFWSYEKILELVDRQVLLPPLGLITVAGILPQDWEFKLVDRNIRSVTEAEWQWADIVIFSAMIVQQQDLITQIQQAKQKGKLVAVGGPYATSVPHELQEAGADFLVLDEGEITLPLFVEALNKGETSGIFRTTEKPAVTETPIPRYDLLELDAYDSMSVQFSRGCPFQCEFCDIIVLYGRKPRTKTPSQLLQELDYLYQLGWRRGVFMVDDNFIGNKRNVRLLLKELKIWQANHGYPFKFNTEASIDLAEDPELMELMVECNFDAVFLGIETPDQESLELTKKFQNNRNSLSESVEKIITTGLRPMAGFIIGFDGEKKDAATRIVNFVEEAAIPTAMVSMLQVLPNTALWTRLEKEGRLRNDVKQDINQTTLINFIPTRPVEDIAEEYITAFWQLYEPQVFLDRTYRCFLKLGAPKCKTPFKIPNWIDIKALAIVIWRQGVKRQTRWQFWHHLFSIIRHNPAVWEHYLTICAHNEHFLAYRQIVKREIEQQLNDYNSKQNAVLASF, encoded by the coding sequence ATGAAAGCTTTACTAATTTACCCTTTATTTCCTCCTACGTTTTGGTCTTATGAGAAAATCCTCGAACTAGTCGATCGCCAAGTGTTGTTACCCCCTTTAGGATTAATCACCGTCGCTGGGATTTTACCCCAAGACTGGGAATTTAAACTAGTAGATCGCAATATTCGTAGTGTAACAGAAGCGGAATGGCAATGGGCTGACATTGTTATCTTCTCAGCAATGATTGTGCAACAACAAGATTTAATCACCCAAATTCAGCAAGCTAAACAAAAAGGGAAACTAGTCGCGGTAGGTGGACCATACGCTACATCTGTTCCCCATGAACTACAAGAAGCAGGTGCAGACTTTTTAGTTTTAGACGAAGGAGAAATAACCTTACCGCTATTTGTAGAAGCTTTAAATAAGGGTGAAACTAGTGGTATTTTTCGCACTACAGAAAAACCAGCAGTTACCGAAACCCCTATCCCTCGTTATGACTTATTAGAGTTAGACGCTTATGACTCTATGTCGGTACAATTTTCCCGTGGTTGTCCCTTTCAATGCGAATTTTGCGATATTATCGTTCTCTATGGTCGTAAACCGCGCACCAAAACCCCTAGTCAACTACTCCAAGAATTAGATTATCTCTACCAACTCGGTTGGAGAAGGGGTGTATTTATGGTAGATGATAACTTTATCGGTAATAAACGTAACGTCAGGTTATTACTCAAAGAGTTAAAAATCTGGCAAGCTAACCATGGATATCCATTTAAATTTAACACAGAGGCTTCTATTGATTTAGCTGAAGATCCAGAATTAATGGAGTTAATGGTAGAGTGTAACTTTGATGCGGTGTTTTTAGGTATTGAGACACCTGATCAAGAAAGTTTAGAATTGACCAAAAAATTTCAAAATAACCGTAATTCTCTAAGTGAGAGTGTCGAAAAAATTATTACGACAGGATTGCGTCCCATGGCGGGTTTTATCATTGGTTTTGACGGTGAGAAAAAAGACGCAGCTACTCGGATTGTTAATTTTGTGGAAGAAGCTGCTATACCTACAGCCATGGTTAGTATGTTACAGGTATTGCCTAATACTGCTCTGTGGACTCGTCTAGAAAAAGAAGGTCGTCTGCGTAATGATGTGAAACAAGATATTAATCAGACTACCTTAATTAATTTTATTCCTACTCGTCCCGTAGAAGATATCGCCGAAGAGTATATTACTGCTTTTTGGCAATTATATGAGCCACAGGTATTTTTAGATCGCACCTATCGTTGTTTTCTGAAGCTAGGGGCCCCTAAATGTAAAACACCTTTTAAAATACCCAATTGGATCGATATTAAGGCTTTAGCTATCGTAATCTGGCGTCAAGGTGTTAAACGTCAAACCCGTTGGCAATTTTGGCATCACTTATTTAGCATTATTAGACATAATCCTGCTGTCTGGGAACATTATTTAACTATTTGTGCCCATAATGAACATTTCTTAGCATATCGTCAAATCGTTAAAAGAGAAATTGAACAACAATTAAACGACTATAACTCTAAGCAAAATGCTGTACTAGCTAGTTTTTAA
- a CDS encoding VOC family protein encodes MFTNSSISQPIFTPGTLKKVHHIAFNVRDLQASRYFYGQILGLQELTGSAVPSTLKTLVEQGKVSNFKTPDGTVIDLFYTPDLNPPDNDPRQEFTRANHLAFDIAPELFEQAVELLKTHQIPIAHGPVTRPTGKGIYFYDPDGFLLEIRCDPL; translated from the coding sequence ATGTTTACAAACTCTAGTATATCTCAACCAATTTTTACTCCTGGTACACTTAAAAAAGTACATCATATCGCTTTTAATGTACGTGATTTACAAGCTTCTCGTTATTTTTATGGTCAAATCTTGGGGTTACAGGAGTTAACGGGATCTGCTGTTCCTTCTACTTTAAAAACTTTAGTTGAACAAGGAAAAGTAAGTAACTTTAAAACTCCTGATGGAACAGTAATTGACCTATTTTATACACCAGATTTAAATCCACCAGATAACGATCCTCGCCAAGAATTTACTCGCGCTAATCATTTAGCTTTTGATATTGCTCCTGAGTTATTTGAGCAAGCTGTAGAATTATTAAAAACTCATCAAATTCCTATTGCTCATGGTCCTGTAACTCGTCCTACAGGGAAAGGTATTTATTTTTATGATCCTGATGGTTTTCTCTTAGAAATTCGTTGTGATCCTCTTTAA
- the fba gene encoding fructose-bisphosphate aldolase class II — MALVPMRLLLDHAAENDYGIPAYNVNNMEQIQSIMRAAAESDSPVILQASRGARSYAGENFLRHLILAAVETYPHIPIAMHQDHGNSPATCYSAIRNGFTSVMMDGSLEADAKTPASFEYNVAVTAEVVKVAHSIGVSVEGELGCLGSLETMKGDKEDGHGAEGVLTREQLLTDPDEAVQFVEATQVDALAVAIGTSHGAYKFSRKPTGEILAISRIEEIHRRLPNTHLVMHGSSSVPQDLIDLINKYGGSIPETYGVPIEEIQKGIKSGVRKVNIDTDNRLAITAAIREAAAKDPSNFDPRHFLKPSITYMQKVCLERYEAFGTAGNASKIKQLGVDEYAAKYAKGELAATSKKVVTA; from the coding sequence ATGGCGCTAGTACCAATGCGGTTACTTTTAGATCACGCAGCAGAAAACGACTACGGGATACCTGCTTATAATGTTAACAACATGGAGCAAATCCAATCAATCATGCGAGCAGCTGCAGAGTCTGATAGTCCCGTAATCTTACAGGCTTCTCGTGGTGCTCGTAGTTATGCAGGTGAAAATTTCCTCCGTCACTTAATTTTAGCAGCGGTAGAAACTTATCCCCATATTCCCATCGCTATGCACCAAGACCACGGTAATAGCCCTGCTACTTGCTATTCGGCAATTCGTAACGGCTTTACCAGCGTTATGATGGATGGTTCATTAGAAGCAGATGCCAAAACCCCCGCTAGCTTTGAGTACAACGTAGCTGTAACCGCAGAAGTAGTAAAAGTAGCTCACTCCATCGGTGTCAGTGTAGAAGGTGAATTAGGTTGTCTAGGCTCTCTTGAAACCATGAAAGGTGACAAAGAAGATGGACACGGTGCAGAAGGAGTTTTAACCAGAGAACAACTTCTCACCGATCCTGATGAGGCTGTTCAATTCGTAGAAGCAACTCAAGTAGATGCTCTAGCAGTAGCGATCGGTACAAGTCATGGTGCTTATAAATTTAGCCGTAAACCTACAGGAGAAATTCTCGCTATTAGCCGTATCGAAGAAATCCACCGTCGTCTTCCTAATACTCACTTAGTAATGCACGGTTCTTCTTCTGTACCTCAAGACTTAATCGACTTAATTAACAAGTACGGTGGTAGTATTCCTGAAACTTATGGAGTCCCTATCGAAGAAATCCAAAAAGGTATCAAGAGTGGAGTACGTAAAGTTAATATCGATACCGATAACCGTCTAGCGATTACAGCAGCTATTCGTGAAGCAGCAGCGAAAGATCCTTCTAACTTTGATCCTCGCCACTTCCTCAAGCCTTCTATTACCTATATGCAAAAAGTATGTCTAGAACGTTATGAAGCGTTTGGAACTGCAGGTAATGCTAGCAAAATCAAACAACTTGGTGTTGATGAATATGCAGCTAAATACGCTAAAGGTGAACTAGCTGCTACCAGCAAAAAAGTAGTAACCGCATAG
- a CDS encoding CHAT domain-containing protein, producing MNPNLTIVISRLNSSDNVIFAVWVIDSPLPEGFTHHHLAWSPELTTIWLAWQEMFSPGQRYNITGVENTPFEELNLLPNHKTPYSTRLMQQFGVNLWEWLWSGDIRRSLEQNQSFALGLQASLRIRLDIRDPDLIPIPWEIMLPSTSRPAISVNQQILFSRISSDVGILRLKDKIPEKLKILLVLGEKETFSLQEDEAEILKNIFQAASSTAEIDILLQPSTKKLIRTLDNGDYNLFFYGGHGEKTPEGGLLYLRSDTTINGIELAQVLVRNQVTLTVFNACWSAQPDQEEGVMIERSSLAEVLLHYGIPAVLGMRDTITNEEALTFIEAFSGAIAIGKTIDEGVRIARQQLLTIYKFNQPTWTLPILYLHPQFDGVILKPPVETTILPSAPLAYLCLLEGERTTWKIQGLIRIGRHPVGRSGETNDVVITEPWISSEHALIIHRENDDGSHYVLKDISRYGTYVNISGEWELFHHQDIPLQHGTKIRFGAINGQILEFRLENPNIY from the coding sequence ATGAACCCCAATCTTACTATAGTTATTTCTCGACTCAATAGCTCAGATAATGTCATTTTTGCTGTTTGGGTAATTGATTCACCTCTACCAGAAGGTTTTACCCATCATCATTTAGCCTGGTCTCCAGAATTGACTACCATTTGGTTAGCTTGGCAAGAAATGTTTTCACCAGGACAACGGTATAATATTACCGGCGTGGAAAATACTCCTTTTGAGGAGTTAAACCTTTTACCGAATCATAAAACTCCTTATAGCACTAGATTGATGCAGCAATTCGGAGTAAATCTCTGGGAATGGTTGTGGAGTGGGGATATTCGACGTAGTTTAGAACAAAATCAATCTTTTGCTTTAGGGTTACAAGCTAGTTTACGGATTCGTCTAGATATTCGCGATCCCGATTTGATTCCTATCCCCTGGGAGATTATGCTACCTAGTACATCTAGACCTGCTATATCGGTAAATCAGCAGATTTTGTTTAGTAGGATTAGTAGTGATGTGGGTATCTTAAGATTAAAGGATAAAATACCCGAAAAACTGAAAATTTTGTTAGTTTTGGGTGAAAAAGAAACTTTTTCTCTTCAGGAAGACGAAGCAGAAATCCTCAAAAACATTTTTCAAGCAGCATCTTCAACCGCTGAAATAGATATATTACTACAACCAAGTACAAAAAAATTAATCAGAACTTTAGATAATGGCGATTATAATCTATTTTTCTATGGTGGTCATGGAGAAAAAACTCCCGAGGGAGGCTTGTTATACCTCAGAAGTGACACTACGATTAATGGTATTGAATTAGCTCAAGTTTTGGTACGTAACCAGGTTACCTTAACTGTGTTTAACGCTTGTTGGAGTGCTCAACCTGATCAAGAAGAAGGGGTGATGATTGAGCGCAGTAGTCTAGCAGAAGTTTTATTACATTATGGCATACCAGCGGTATTAGGTATGCGAGATACTATCACTAATGAGGAGGCTTTAACTTTTATTGAGGCTTTTAGTGGGGCGATCGCCATAGGAAAGACGATTGATGAGGGAGTCAGAATAGCCAGACAGCAATTACTGACTATCTATAAATTTAATCAACCCACTTGGACTCTTCCTATCCTCTATCTGCACCCTCAATTTGATGGAGTGATACTCAAACCCCCCGTAGAGACGACTATTTTACCATCTGCACCATTGGCTTATTTATGTTTATTAGAGGGAGAAAGGACTACCTGGAAAATTCAAGGTCTAATTAGGATTGGACGTCATCCCGTCGGTAGAAGTGGTGAGACTAATGATGTAGTGATTACAGAACCCTGGATTAGTTCAGAACACGCCTTAATCATACATCGAGAGAATGACGATGGTTCTCACTATGTTCTTAAAGATATTTCTCGTTACGGAACTTATGTCAACATTTCTGGTGAATGGGAATTATTTCACCATCAAGATATACCCCTACAACATGGCACAAAAATCCGTTTTGGAGCGATTAATGGTCAAATTTTAGAATTTAGATTAGAAAATCCCAACATATATTGA
- a CDS encoding alpha/beta fold hydrolase encodes MTTELIGSDNIVKSTWQWGEHQITYTEQGVGKPVVLIHGFGACLGHWRKNIPILAAKGYRVFALDLLGFGDSDKPILDYDLELWQRQIREFQQAKIQEPTIFIGNSIGGLLTLMLLANNPEISKAGVIINAAGGLNHRPEELNFPLGLIMTAFTKLVSSPVTGKFIFDRVRQKNRIKSTLYQVYKDKQAVTEELVEMLYQPSCDPNAQKVFASVLTAPPGPPPSTLLPQVTQPLLVLWGEADPWTPIQGAKIYQQRVTQGLNTEFKTIPQAGHCPHDEKPEIVNDLILAWLEKTKL; translated from the coding sequence ATGACAACTGAACTAATTGGGTCTGACAACATCGTAAAATCAACCTGGCAATGGGGAGAGCACCAAATAACCTATACTGAACAAGGAGTAGGAAAACCAGTAGTCTTGATTCATGGTTTTGGTGCTTGTTTAGGTCATTGGCGCAAAAATATCCCTATCTTAGCGGCTAAAGGTTATCGAGTTTTTGCCTTAGACTTACTAGGATTTGGGGATTCGGATAAACCAATACTAGACTATGACTTAGAATTATGGCAAAGACAAATTAGAGAGTTTCAACAAGCCAAAATTCAAGAACCAACGATTTTTATCGGTAATTCCATCGGAGGGTTACTAACCCTGATGTTGTTAGCGAACAATCCCGAGATTAGTAAAGCAGGAGTAATTATAAACGCAGCAGGAGGTTTAAACCATCGTCCCGAAGAATTAAATTTTCCCCTAGGATTGATTATGACTGCTTTTACTAAATTAGTTAGTTCTCCTGTGACGGGTAAATTTATCTTTGATCGAGTTCGACAAAAAAACCGCATCAAAAGTACCCTCTATCAGGTATATAAAGATAAACAAGCGGTGACAGAAGAATTAGTGGAGATGCTATATCAACCCTCCTGTGATCCTAACGCTCAAAAGGTATTCGCTTCAGTATTAACCGCACCTCCTGGACCTCCACCAAGTACCTTATTACCACAAGTAACTCAACCATTATTAGTCTTATGGGGAGAAGCAGATCCCTGGACACCGATTCAAGGTGCTAAAATCTATCAACAAAGAGTGACACAAGGGTTAAACACAGAATTTAAAACCATCCCACAAGCCGGTCATTGTCCTCACGATGAAAAACCAGAAATAGTTAACGACTTGATTTTAGCATGGTTAGAAAAGACCAAATTATAG
- a CDS encoding NAD(P)H-hydrate dehydratase codes for MVRKDQIIVTAAQMQQIEAEIFAKGMPIPALMEKAALLVANQVQQLYPVSEYQQVGVLVGPGHNGGDGLVVARELHLAGYQVKLYSPFNQAKDLTRQHWQYAQELLNIPVVAELEDLQNTDLLIDAWFGFGLTRTLGGELVKQVNLINQWSQPVVSIDLPSGIHTDSGEVLGTAIKASQTFCLGLWKQAFFQDQALPYLGQTTLIDFGIPPQLINQVLGDTPKVQQLDKTTAKEYLSQPRHLLTHKYQQGHLLLICGSQSYVGAAILSGLGARATGVGMLSIAVPESIKPIVLNHLPEALVIGCPETHSGAIASLPVDLAKYQAIACGPGLTVAVSSLVKSLLYEVNSPLILDADALNIIAQDKLINTLSQRQFPTIITPHLGEFRRLFPEISNPESDRISAVRQAAHLSNCIVLLKGARTAIASPHQEVYLVGESSPALARGGSGDVLTGLLGGLIAQNPTAKPLEELVAIGACWHSQGAILAATAKTELGVDPVTLSKYLYRLIND; via the coding sequence ATGGTTAGAAAAGACCAAATTATAGTCACAGCTGCCCAAATGCAGCAAATTGAGGCGGAAATCTTCGCTAAGGGTATGCCTATACCTGCTTTAATGGAAAAGGCTGCCCTATTAGTGGCTAATCAGGTACAGCAACTCTATCCTGTCAGTGAATATCAACAGGTGGGAGTATTAGTTGGTCCTGGTCATAATGGAGGAGATGGGTTAGTGGTAGCTCGTGAGTTACACTTAGCAGGTTACCAAGTTAAACTCTATTCTCCTTTCAATCAGGCTAAAGATTTAACCCGTCAACATTGGCAATACGCCCAAGAGTTATTAAATATACCAGTTGTTGCAGAACTTGAGGATTTACAAAACACAGATTTATTAATTGACGCTTGGTTTGGTTTTGGTTTAACCCGTACTCTCGGTGGTGAGTTAGTTAAACAAGTTAACTTGATTAATCAATGGAGTCAACCAGTAGTTAGTATTGACCTTCCCTCTGGTATCCATACCGATTCAGGAGAGGTATTGGGTACAGCTATTAAAGCTAGTCAAACTTTTTGTTTGGGTTTATGGAAACAAGCTTTTTTTCAAGACCAAGCTTTACCCTATCTCGGTCAAACTACTCTGATTGATTTTGGTATCCCTCCCCAACTGATTAATCAAGTCTTGGGAGATACCCCTAAAGTCCAACAGTTAGATAAAACTACTGCTAAAGAGTATCTCTCTCAACCCCGTCATCTGTTAACTCATAAGTATCAACAGGGACATTTATTATTGATTTGTGGTTCTCAAAGTTATGTTGGTGCTGCTATACTCAGCGGTTTAGGGGCAAGAGCTACAGGTGTAGGGATGTTGTCTATTGCCGTGCCTGAGTCTATTAAACCCATAGTCTTAAACCATCTTCCCGAAGCTTTAGTAATTGGTTGTCCAGAAACCCACTCAGGGGCGATCGCTTCTCTACCCGTTGACTTAGCTAAGTATCAGGCGATCGCCTGTGGACCTGGTTTAACCGTTGCTGTATCTTCTTTAGTAAAATCCTTACTATACGAGGTAAATTCTCCCCTCATCCTCGATGCTGATGCTCTCAATATTATTGCCCAAGACAAGTTAATTAATACTCTGTCTCAACGTCAATTCCCTACTATTATCACACCCCATTTAGGTGAATTTAGACGTCTTTTCCCTGAGATTAGCAATCCTGAGAGTGATAGAATTAGTGCAGTTAGACAAGCAGCTCACCTAAGTAACTGTATAGTATTATTAAAAGGTGCAAGAACAGCGATCGCCTCTCCCCATCAAGAAGTTTATCTAGTTGGTGAAAGTTCCCCCGCATTAGCTAGGGGTGGTAGTGGAGACGTTTTAACGGGTTTATTAGGTGGATTAATAGCTCAAAACCCCACAGCAAAACCACTAGAAGAACTTGTAGCTATAGGTGCTTGTTGGCATAGTCAGGGAGCTATTCTCGCGGCTACTGCTAAAACTGAATTAGGGGTTGATCCTGTAACTTTATCTAAGTATCTCTATCGTTTGATCAATGATTAA
- a CDS encoding 7-carboxy-7-deazaguanine synthase QueE, with product MINSYPIVETFHSLQGEGYWSGVNAFFIRLAGCDVHCPWCDQKESWSQHNHPHLSCQLLTQQVAETKPKIVIITGGEPLMHNLEPLTTELARIGIPIHLETSGAYPLTGNFDWITFSPKPYKLPHQSIYPEVKELKVVIATPEDLEWAQLQSEKVPPTAIKYLQPEWQSKKSFKIVYNYVLKNPQWRVSLQTHKYIGVR from the coding sequence ATGATTAATAGTTATCCCATTGTCGAAACATTTCACTCTCTCCAAGGTGAGGGTTATTGGAGTGGTGTCAACGCTTTTTTTATTCGTTTAGCAGGATGTGATGTACATTGTCCTTGGTGCGATCAAAAAGAGTCCTGGAGTCAACACAATCACCCCCATTTATCCTGTCAACTCCTAACCCAACAAGTAGCCGAAACTAAGCCGAAAATTGTGATTATCACTGGTGGTGAACCACTGATGCACAATCTCGAACCTTTAACCACCGAATTAGCTAGGATAGGAATACCCATTCATTTAGAAACTTCTGGTGCTTATCCTTTAACTGGTAACTTTGATTGGATAACCTTCTCTCCTAAACCTTATAAACTTCCCCATCAGAGTATTTATCCGGAGGTTAAAGAACTTAAAGTAGTAATTGCTACCCCAGAAGACTTAGAATGGGCTCAATTACAATCCGAAAAAGTCCCCCCCACCGCTATTAAATATCTTCAACCCGAATGGCAAAGTAAAAAAAGCTTTAAAATCGTTTATAACTACGTCCTCAAAAACCCTCAATGGCGAGTTAGTTTACAAACCCACAAGTATATTGGGGTGAGATGA
- a CDS encoding phosphatase PAP2 family protein, producing MKIQKIFDSDLKKSLYLSLFCFICFIWLGAQVLNQGLDEFDNKFIDELPEVLPKNFIYLARFFYFLGNAEVSGTVVLVTLIICAWKRKWLEAKVVAISSLGVLLLIDLIIKPFFFRRRPLGRLVDVDGRSFPSGHATGNILLYFLLAYIISVQFPKLRIYLYLFTTFLLLMMGISSVYLRVHWVTDILAGYCLGYILFTISLIFLKISDPKYIARSARE from the coding sequence ATGAAAATTCAAAAAATATTTGATTCAGATTTAAAAAAAAGTCTCTATCTTTCCTTATTTTGCTTCATTTGTTTTATCTGGTTAGGTGCACAAGTTTTAAATCAAGGTTTAGATGAATTTGATAATAAATTTATCGATGAACTACCAGAAGTTTTACCCAAAAACTTTATTTATTTAGCTAGATTTTTTTATTTTCTTGGTAATGCTGAAGTATCGGGAACAGTGGTTTTAGTAACTTTAATTATTTGCGCCTGGAAACGTAAATGGTTAGAAGCTAAAGTCGTAGCGATATCTTCTTTAGGGGTTTTATTGTTAATAGATTTAATCATCAAACCGTTTTTTTTTCGTCGTCGCCCTTTAGGAAGATTAGTTGATGTAGATGGTAGAAGTTTTCCTAGTGGTCACGCTACGGGCAATATTTTATTATATTTTCTGTTAGCTTATATCATCTCTGTCCAATTTCCTAAGTTACGAATTTATCTCTATCTTTTCACAACATTTCTCTTATTGATGATGGGAATATCTTCTGTTTATCTTCGGGTGCACTGGGTAACAGATATTCTAGCTGGTTATTGTCTAGGTTATATCTTATTTACTATCTCACTTATCTTTTTAAAGATATCTGATCCAAAGTATATAGCGCGTAGCGCTAGGGAATAG
- a CDS encoding methionine synthase encodes MTRGIYIVANDRVVEQAITLVNSIRLYDPDLPIILIPFNQEYQQVAKTLQTKHRVELFPDLQLIETFTTQVATIFPADFLNLPNKMRKFVQWFGPLEEFIYIDTDIVVFQPLSTILDYLTEYNFLCCDYHHKSKRLQDIFSPLVEEQNIFNSTELRDVFNSGFWASQQGLFSEDELYQLLEECAQHPEYFDFSSKTTDQPILNYVILKSTKKKINLTKNNPKEPGSWAGSTHFVNKDYILYDQEKRLRYLHWAGIAIKPGCPYWHIWKHYRYLGESFPKQWWNITKYLSLK; translated from the coding sequence ATGACTAGAGGTATTTATATAGTTGCTAACGATCGCGTTGTTGAACAAGCTATTACTCTAGTTAATAGTATTCGTCTCTATGATCCTGATTTGCCGATTATTTTAATTCCCTTTAATCAAGAATATCAACAAGTAGCCAAGACTTTACAAACTAAACACCGAGTAGAACTTTTCCCTGATTTACAATTAATTGAGACATTTACTACTCAAGTCGCTACAATTTTCCCAGCAGATTTTCTTAACTTACCCAATAAAATGCGCAAATTTGTGCAATGGTTTGGACCTTTAGAAGAATTTATTTATATAGATACAGATATTGTTGTCTTTCAGCCTTTATCGACAATATTAGATTATTTAACAGAATACAACTTCCTCTGTTGTGACTATCATCATAAAAGTAAAAGATTGCAAGATATTTTCTCTCCTTTAGTAGAAGAACAAAACATTTTTAATTCAACAGAATTAAGGGATGTTTTTAATAGTGGTTTTTGGGCTTCTCAACAAGGATTATTTAGCGAAGATGAACTGTATCAATTACTAGAAGAATGTGCACAACATCCCGAATATTTTGATTTTTCTAGTAAAACTACAGACCAACCTATTCTCAATTATGTTATTTTAAAAAGTACTAAAAAGAAAATTAATTTAACTAAAAATAACCCAAAAGAACCAGGAAGCTGGGCTGGTTCTACCCATTTTGTTAATAAAGACTATATACTTTATGACCAAGAGAAAAGACTGAGATATTTACATTGGGCGGGTATAGCAATTAAACCAGGTTGTCCTTATTGGCATATCTGGAAACATTATCGTTATCTCGGTGAAAGTTTTCCTAAACAATGGTGGAATATTACTAAATATTTAAGTTTAAAATAA
- a CDS encoding sugar transferase, translated as MKGICTLANDRVYDQLIALLNSIEATMGKDFPICVYPYDDQITAISTVIAKRPQVQLYSDALVMAEWDNYIKAIWDIHPNARQRWLQAGSTGYHRLGTHHRYYAFDGPFSSFLYMDADTLLLSPVDSIFALLEQHNCIVYDFQYKDPSHVYQVDSPRLTSIFASNRLKKEIFCSGFYASKGNLFPPSQREWLFNQLQAGDIEILYPMAPDQTILNYLMMKSNYSIYNLALNLPTQVKTGNSVTSSHFVQKDMLLYDHGHPLTYLHYIGVPSQLFTRVCRGENLDFPYREIFLSYRYLYEPENKPKFQGKAKPYNQPPNLWQRISRKIGL; from the coding sequence ATGAAAGGAATTTGCACTCTGGCTAACGATCGCGTCTATGATCAACTCATCGCCTTACTTAACAGTATTGAAGCAACCATGGGCAAAGATTTCCCTATTTGCGTCTATCCCTACGATGATCAGATTACAGCAATTAGTACTGTCATAGCTAAACGTCCCCAAGTACAGCTATATAGTGATGCCCTAGTCATGGCAGAATGGGATAATTATATTAAAGCTATCTGGGATATTCACCCTAATGCTCGTCAACGCTGGTTACAAGCAGGTAGCACAGGATACCATCGCTTGGGCACTCATCACCGCTATTACGCTTTTGATGGTCCTTTCTCGTCTTTTCTCTACATGGATGCAGATACCCTACTTCTCTCTCCCGTTGATAGCATTTTTGCCCTTCTTGAGCAACATAATTGTATAGTTTACGATTTCCAATATAAAGATCCTTCTCACGTTTATCAGGTAGATTCTCCTCGTTTAACTTCTATCTTTGCTAGCAATCGTCTTAAAAAAGAGATTTTTTGTTCTGGTTTTTACGCTTCTAAAGGAAATTTATTCCCTCCATCCCAACGAGAATGGCTATTTAACCAATTACAAGCAGGAGATATAGAAATTCTCTACCCCATGGCACCAGATCAGACTATACTTAATTATTTAATGATGAAGTCCAATTACTCTATTTATAATCTCGCTCTTAATCTACCCACCCAAGTAAAAACCGGTAATTCTGTGACTTCTTCTCATTTTGTCCAAAAAGATATGTTACTCTATGATCACGGTCATCCCTTAACTTATTTACACTATATTGGCGTACCTTCCCAATTATTTACTAGGGTTTGTCGAGGTGAAAATCTCGATTTTCCTTATCGGGAGATCTTTTTAAGCTATCGTTATCTTTATGAACCAGAAAATAAACCTAAATTCCAGGGAAAAGCAAAACCCTATAATCAACCCCCCAATTTATGGCAAAGAATCTCTAGAAAAATTGGATTATAA